The genomic region TCAGTTCAAGGTAGTCTTGGCCAAGGATATCGCCCTCTCCCCCACGAAACAGGGTGTCGCGGGCCGTCGGCCGAAAATAGGTGCTGCGGATCTCGCGGCCCATGCGATCGAAAAGCACCCGCGCCTGGTGATAAATCTCGCCGTCGCCTTCCAACTCCTCCTTCGCCGAGCTCAAAGAGGCAAAGACGCCATAGGTGCTCGTCAGCACGATGGCGGTGATGGCGAGTGCCACCAGAATCTCCAGCAGGGTGAATCCCTTCGCCTCATTCATAGCCTGATCGACTCTCCCGGGCGAAACACGAAAGAGGTCAGTTCAACGCGCTCCATCCGTCGGGCCGGACCCCAGAAGACCAGCACATCGATCTGCTGCACCGCCGGCAGAAGTGTGTCGGAAAAAACCAGTTCCCAGCGGTAATCCTGAAAAGGTTCGTCGAAAACACCTTCAGGTTCCAGTTCGCTGTCACGTCCCAGACGGTAATAAGTTTCGACCTCGCTCATAACTCTCTCAGCCAGCATGGTGGCCCGCGTCAACCGCTGGATTTCGCCTTGAGCGTTGATTGAGCGGTTGCCCAGACTGAGCAGAGTGGTAAGAGCGATGGCAACCACCGCCAGGGCGATCATGACCTCCAGCAGGGAAAAACCTTTGTTGTTTCCCGGGTAAACCATCAGCGGAACTCGCGGTGGTCGTCATAAAATTCGGCGGTGCCCGTCAAGGGAGAAAAACGCACCGTCATTTTTCCTAAACCATCCTCCAGGTGCAACACCGCCTCCTCGAGCCAACCCACCGGATAGATATCCATGGACACCGCGCCGGAAGAAAAGGAGCCTTTGCCGAAAACCTCAACGTTTTTGATGCGCACCGAACCGGGCAATGCGGCCCGACCATAACGACCGGGCAATGCCGTCCACTCGCCATTGAGTTCCTGACGCTGGGTGGCAATCGTGGTGCCGTCGAGATCAAAAGTCATGCGGTGAGTCAGCCCCTGCAAGGCCGCTTCGTTGTAGAGATATTTAACAGTTCCGGCAATCTTTCGCCCAGCGGACTTGAGCTCCGCATCGCCGACACGGCCGAGGAGCGGCACCGTCAATACGGACATCAGCGCCAAAATCAGAACGACAATGCCCAGTTCGATCAAGGTAAAGCCGCGCGCGTTGCCGAGCCGGCAGAGTATGTTATTGGATGTTCCAGTTCTCAATATCGGCATTGCGCCCTTCGCCGCCCGGTTCGCCGTCGGCACCGTAGGAAATCAGGTCATATTCACCGTGTACGCCGGGGCTCAGATAGACATAGGGGTTACCCCAGGGATCCAGAGGAATTTGCCGGATATATCCACCTTCGCGATAATTGTTGGGAATGCGGCCTGTTTCCGGTTTGCGCACCAGTGCCTGAAGCCCCTGTTCGGTGGAGGGAAAAAAGCCGTTGTGCAGTTTGAACATGGCCAGAGCCTCTTCGAAGCTGCGAATCTGCACCTGGGCCTTGGTGCGACGCGCCTCATCGGGCTCGTCGAGAAGCCGCGGCACCACGATTCCGGCAAGAATGCCGAGAATAATTACCACCACCATAATTTCAATCAGGGTAAATCCGCGCTGAGAGTGCTTGAGATATTTCGTCATTTTTTTCATCCTCACCAATGTGTTTTTTATTCCAAAGGCGTTTTTACCTTCAACCGCTTTGCCCTCAGCCAATTCCCTGGCTGGCCTCGAAAATCGGCAGCAGGATGGCCAATACAATAAACCCGACGACCGTGCCCATGAGCAGAATCATAAGCGGTTCCAGCAACGAGAGAAGGGCGTTGATGGTCGAATCAACCTGGTGTTCGTAGGCATCGGCCACTTTGAACAGCATTTCTTCAAGCTCGCCGCTTTTTTCACCGACCGCCGCCATCTGCGACACCATTTTAGGAAAAACTCCCGATCTCAGTAAGGGTTGCGCCAGGCTTTCGCCCTCGCGCACCGCGACAATGGTGTCTTCAAGAACCTTTTTCAGTACGCGGTTGTCCATCAGATTCTGGACGATTTCCAGCGCCGCAAGCAGAGGCACGCCACTGCGCAGCAAAGTGCCCAGTGTGCGTGTAAAGCGCGCGGTGGCCAACAACAGATTGAGTTTGCCGATCAGCGGCAGCGACAACTTGCGCCGATCGAATTGATATTGGCCCTTTTCCGTTTTGAGATACTGGCGCAGGGCGGCCAGAGCGGCAATCAGCAACCCGAGCAGCAGCCACCACCAATCGCTGAGAAAATCACTCGTGCCGATCAACAGTTGGGTCGGAAGCGGCAGGGCGCGATCCATATCATCAAGCATCCGTGTGACCTTGGGCACGACGAACGCCATGAGAAAGAACAGGACACCGATACCGATAATCGCCATGAGAACCGGATAAGCCATGGCGGCCTGAATGCGCGAGCGCAGACGCGCCTGCTCTTCGAGAAAATCGGCCAATCGTTGCAGAACCTGATCCAGCGTACCGCTGCTTTCCCCCACCTTGACCATATTAACGTAAAGGTCGGAAAAAATGTGCGGATGCTGCGCCAGCCCCTGATTGAGCGCCTGGCCCTGGACCACCTCTTCGCGGGTCTGGTTAAGGGCTTTGGCAAAGACGGGTTTTTCCTGCTGCCCGGCCAGAGTCCCCAATGCTTCATCCAGGGGGATCCCGGCACTCAGC from Geoalkalibacter ferrihydriticus DSM 17813 harbors:
- a CDS encoding prepilin-type N-terminal cleavage/methylation domain-containing protein, with protein sequence MVYPGNNKGFSLLEVMIALAVVAIALTTLLSLGNRSINAQGEIQRLTRATMLAERVMSEVETYYRLGRDSELEPEGVFDEPFQDYRWELVFSDTLLPAVQQIDVLVFWGPARRMERVELTSFVFRPGESIRL
- a CDS encoding Tfp pilus assembly protein FimT/FimU, with the translated sequence MPILRTGTSNNILCRLGNARGFTLIELGIVVLILALMSVLTVPLLGRVGDAELKSAGRKIAGTVKYLYNEAALQGLTHRMTFDLDGTTIATQRQELNGEWTALPGRYGRAALPGSVRIKNVEVFGKGSFSSGAVSMDIYPVGWLEEAVLHLEDGLGKMTVRFSPLTGTAEFYDDHREFR
- the gspG gene encoding type II secretion system major pseudopilin GspG, producing MTKYLKHSQRGFTLIEIMVVVIILGILAGIVVPRLLDEPDEARRTKAQVQIRSFEEALAMFKLHNGFFPSTEQGLQALVRKPETGRIPNNYREGGYIRQIPLDPWGNPYVYLSPGVHGEYDLISYGADGEPGGEGRNADIENWNIQ
- the gspF gene encoding type II secretion system inner membrane protein GspF, with product MPLFEYAGYNAQGKKVSGVIEGSGRRSALQQLKSQGIVATDIAQQSAVVKSRRSLASLIARRRIPVGDLAAATRQLATLLSAGIPLDEALGTLAGQQEKPVFAKALNQTREEVVQGQALNQGLAQHPHIFSDLYVNMVKVGESSGTLDQVLQRLADFLEEQARLRSRIQAAMAYPVLMAIIGIGVLFFLMAFVVPKVTRMLDDMDRALPLPTQLLIGTSDFLSDWWWLLLGLLIAALAALRQYLKTEKGQYQFDRRKLSLPLIGKLNLLLATARFTRTLGTLLRSGVPLLAALEIVQNLMDNRVLKKVLEDTIVAVREGESLAQPLLRSGVFPKMVSQMAAVGEKSGELEEMLFKVADAYEHQVDSTINALLSLLEPLMILLMGTVVGFIVLAILLPIFEASQGIG